One genomic segment of Salinibacter grassmerensis includes these proteins:
- a CDS encoding SufE family protein: MPATDTVSDRAQQIVDEFSLFDDWMSRYEYLIELGDDIPLLEEDKKTDDNYVHGCQSDVWIETELDEADRALCVQGDSNAKITKGLAALIIRVIDEQPPEAVANADFDFLDDIGLHEHLSSQRNNGLKAMIETVQERARET, from the coding sequence ATGCCCGCTACGGACACAGTCTCGGATCGCGCGCAGCAGATCGTCGATGAGTTCTCGCTCTTCGACGACTGGATGAGCCGATACGAGTATCTCATCGAGCTCGGCGACGACATTCCGCTGCTCGAGGAGGACAAGAAGACCGATGACAATTACGTTCACGGCTGCCAGTCAGACGTCTGGATCGAGACCGAGCTCGACGAGGCGGATCGAGCCCTGTGCGTGCAGGGAGACAGCAACGCGAAGATCACCAAGGGACTGGCTGCGCTCATCATTCGCGTGATCGACGAGCAGCCTCCCGAGGCTGTCGCGAACGCCGACTTCGACTTTCTCGACGACATCGGCCTCCACGAGCACTTGAGCTCGCAGCGGAATAACGGCCTCAAGGCCATGATTGAAACCGTTCAGGAGCGCGCCCGCGAGACGTAG
- a CDS encoding GNAT family N-acetyltransferase yields the protein MPKVRPAKTDADLDAARRLFRAYVDGLDFDLDFQDFEAEMEALPGPYAPPNGAILLADMRGEPVGVVAVRPLDEEDVCEMKRLYVVPAHRGQGIGRALASAIIEKARTLGYSTMRLDTVASMSAARRLYRSLAFEERDAYYHNPHPNAVYMERSL from the coding sequence ATGCCCAAGGTTCGCCCCGCGAAGACGGACGCCGACCTGGACGCCGCCCGTCGCCTCTTTCGGGCGTACGTCGACGGGCTGGACTTCGACCTCGACTTCCAAGACTTTGAGGCGGAGATGGAGGCTCTACCCGGCCCGTACGCCCCGCCGAACGGAGCCATTCTGCTGGCGGACATGCGCGGGGAGCCCGTGGGGGTTGTGGCCGTCCGGCCACTCGATGAGGAGGACGTCTGCGAGATGAAACGCCTGTACGTAGTGCCGGCACATCGAGGGCAGGGGATCGGGCGGGCACTGGCGTCGGCGATCATCGAGAAGGCCCGGACGCTGGGCTACAGTACGATGCGGCTCGACACGGTGGCCTCCATGTCCGCTGCGCGCCGCCTCTACCGGTCCCTTGCGTTCGAGGAGCGAGACGCGTACTATCACAATCCACATCCGAATGCCGTATACATGGAACGCTCCCTCTAA
- a CDS encoding DUF192 domain-containing protein: MRRPLGFTLLVLPLLLIGLACQNPDSAGSAEADTTDAIPFTKEGRLTFLQNGDSTVTIDLEIADTDSARERGMMQRTGFPNDRSGMLFPFEEEQPQSFWMSNTPVALDILFADADSQIVSIAKYTTPFSTERYRSGDPAQYVVEVPAGFADSHGILEGDRIRWRRVE; encoded by the coding sequence ATGCGCCGTCCCCTCGGATTTACACTTCTGGTCCTCCCCCTACTTCTGATTGGGCTTGCCTGTCAAAACCCCGACAGCGCCGGGTCGGCGGAGGCCGACACGACCGACGCCATTCCGTTCACGAAGGAGGGGCGTCTCACCTTCCTCCAGAACGGCGACTCGACGGTGACGATCGACCTTGAGATTGCCGACACGGACTCGGCGCGGGAGCGGGGCATGATGCAACGCACGGGCTTCCCCAACGACCGGAGCGGGATGCTCTTCCCTTTCGAGGAGGAGCAACCACAGAGCTTTTGGATGTCAAACACGCCCGTTGCGCTCGACATCCTCTTTGCCGACGCGGACTCGCAGATCGTCAGCATCGCCAAATACACCACGCCGTTCTCGACTGAGCGCTACCGCTCCGGCGACCCGGCGCAGTACGTGGTGGAGGTCCCCGCCGGCTTTGCGGACTCGCACGGGATTTTAGAGGGAGACCGCATCCGGTGGCGACGAGTGGAGTAG
- a CDS encoding cysteine desulfurase — MPATTHPTSETASLDVEALRADFPALEQDVYEDTPLAYLDNAATSQKPTPVIERLDEFYREENSNVHRGVHRLSQDATESYESARKSLARFLNAPDPDQIIFTRGTTEGLNLVSSTFGRMAVEEGDEILLTEMEHHSNIVPWQMLAEQVGASIEVLPVTDRGELRMDLLPEMLTDDTALVAISHVSNTLGTINPMEDFIDVAHAEGVPVVVDGAQSAPHMPVDVQALDADFFVFSGHKVFGPTGIGVLYGKRDHLEAMPPYQGGGDMIDQVSFDGSTYDGLPHKFEAGTPNIADAVGLGTAVEYIMNMDWDAVRTHEDDVLRYATEQVDNIEGTQIVGTASEKTSVLSFVFDDIHPYDAGTVLDREGVAVRTGHHCTQPLLERYGLPGTIRASFAAYNTHEDVDRLVDGLQKVRHMFG; from the coding sequence ATGCCCGCCACTACGCACCCGACTTCCGAGACGGCCTCGCTTGACGTAGAGGCGCTCCGTGCGGACTTTCCCGCGCTTGAGCAGGACGTGTACGAGGACACGCCCCTCGCCTACCTCGACAACGCGGCCACCTCGCAGAAGCCAACCCCGGTGATCGAACGGCTGGACGAGTTCTACCGCGAGGAAAACAGCAACGTACACCGGGGCGTCCATCGGCTCAGCCAGGACGCCACCGAGTCGTACGAGTCGGCCCGCAAGTCACTGGCGCGCTTCCTCAACGCGCCGGACCCCGACCAGATTATCTTCACGCGGGGCACGACCGAGGGGCTCAACCTCGTCTCCTCCACCTTTGGCCGCATGGCCGTCGAGGAGGGCGACGAGATTCTCCTCACGGAGATGGAGCACCACTCCAACATCGTCCCCTGGCAGATGCTGGCCGAGCAGGTGGGGGCCTCGATTGAGGTGCTTCCGGTTACGGACCGCGGCGAGCTTCGGATGGACCTGCTTCCGGAGATGCTCACCGACGACACGGCGCTCGTCGCCATCAGTCACGTCTCCAACACGTTGGGCACCATCAACCCGATGGAGGACTTCATCGACGTGGCCCACGCTGAGGGCGTACCCGTCGTCGTGGACGGGGCGCAGTCTGCCCCGCACATGCCGGTTGATGTGCAGGCGCTCGATGCGGACTTCTTCGTGTTCTCGGGCCACAAGGTGTTCGGGCCTACGGGCATCGGCGTCCTGTACGGGAAGCGGGACCACCTCGAGGCGATGCCTCCCTACCAGGGCGGCGGGGACATGATCGATCAGGTCTCGTTTGACGGGTCGACCTACGACGGACTGCCCCACAAGTTTGAGGCCGGTACGCCGAACATTGCCGATGCGGTCGGACTCGGCACCGCCGTCGAGTACATTATGAATATGGATTGGGACGCGGTGCGGACCCACGAAGACGACGTGCTCCGCTACGCCACCGAGCAGGTGGACAACATCGAGGGCACCCAGATCGTGGGCACTGCATCCGAGAAGACGAGCGTCCTCTCGTTCGTCTTCGACGATATTCACCCGTATGACGCTGGAACAGTGCTCGACCGGGAAGGCGTTGCCGTGCGAACGGGCCACCACTGTACGCAGCCGCTCCTGGAGCGGTACGGCCTCCCCGGCACCATCCGTGCCTCGTTCGCGGCCTACAACACGCATGAGGACGTGGATCGGCTGGTCGACGGCCTCCAGAAGGTGCGGCACATGTTCGGGTAG
- a CDS encoding coproporphyrinogen-III oxidase family protein, which translates to MAGLYIHVPFRTAPRPYDDAYTVVDPSRDASVLATALAREIEQYTDSVLGDAPIRSLYVGGGRPSLCRPAALLPLARALGRVLEPAVLDEVTVELHPADTSPDDLSALRRAGVTRLSIEGLSFVEEDLAAVGAPHSSDDLVRSVHQVRRAGFRQFSVDLLFGGAGQSRAGWKASLQRAVSLGVPHLTLHELEAGDPDTRADQLAFALTFLRAKGYAPYELTHFARPGHRSTHQQHVYAYGSVLGIGPGAESFWAPDSSGSSVAQRWSNVADLTTYVGQLQADVLPVAHDETLGASALAREYILLRVRTQAGLDLSTLADRYGLRLRDQTAGTLRRLRENRLIHDEPGRVRLTDRGRLLADAITHRLLREV; encoded by the coding sequence GTGGCTGGCTTGTACATTCACGTGCCGTTCCGGACGGCTCCCCGCCCCTACGACGACGCGTACACCGTGGTCGACCCGTCCCGCGATGCGTCCGTCCTGGCGACCGCGCTGGCTCGTGAGATTGAGCAGTACACCGACTCGGTCCTCGGGGACGCGCCAATCCGAAGCCTCTACGTGGGTGGGGGGCGCCCCTCGCTCTGCCGCCCTGCGGCCCTGCTCCCTCTTGCTCGTGCCCTCGGTCGGGTTCTGGAGCCGGCCGTCCTCGACGAGGTAACCGTGGAGCTACACCCGGCCGACACCTCTCCGGACGATCTGTCCGCCCTTCGCCGCGCAGGCGTGACCCGGCTGAGCATCGAAGGACTGTCGTTCGTCGAGGAGGACCTAGCCGCTGTCGGGGCCCCCCACAGCTCCGACGACCTCGTTCGCAGCGTTCATCAAGTTCGTCGGGCCGGGTTCAGGCAGTTCTCCGTGGATCTCCTGTTCGGCGGCGCAGGCCAGTCGCGAGCTGGATGGAAGGCGAGCCTGCAGCGGGCCGTCTCGCTGGGCGTCCCGCACCTCACGCTCCACGAGCTGGAAGCGGGCGACCCGGATACGCGCGCCGACCAGTTGGCCTTCGCCCTCACCTTTCTCCGGGCCAAGGGCTACGCCCCCTACGAACTCACTCATTTCGCCCGGCCGGGCCACCGATCAACCCACCAGCAGCACGTCTACGCCTACGGGTCTGTTCTAGGGATCGGCCCCGGTGCGGAGAGCTTCTGGGCGCCCGATTCCTCTGGGTCCTCGGTGGCGCAGCGGTGGTCGAACGTCGCGGACTTGACGACGTACGTGGGGCAGCTTCAGGCCGATGTCTTGCCTGTGGCCCACGACGAAACGCTGGGGGCATCGGCCCTCGCCCGCGAGTACATTCTTCTTCGCGTCCGCACGCAGGCGGGACTGGACCTGAGCACCCTTGCCGACCGGTATGGCCTTCGCCTTCGGGACCAGACGGCCGGTACGCTTCGGCGTCTCCGGGAAAACCGGCTCATCCACGACGAGCCGGGCCGCGTTCGCCTGACAGATCGCGGCCGCCTTCTCGCCGACGCCATCACGCACCGGCTGCTTCGTGAAGTGTAG
- the sufD gene encoding Fe-S cluster assembly protein SufD encodes MTTALDTDVRPEDRFISAFEVNHGQAINGTNASIAQQREDAIERFAELGIPTNELEAWKYTNIAKTIDRPYTLSLSPEGPSLDPSDIAPFTIDEMDAHRVVLVNGHVDESLSDIGDLPSGVVLSSLAEAGEEHPDVVEEHYGQYADFEDEALTALNTAFVQDGAFVYVPSGTIVEKPIFFLHITAGSEPLFLQPRHLFVVEDGAIAKVVEAQHSVTDAQTFTNTVSEAFVGERANLEHYLVQDEGSNASQVHTRAGQQKDDSVYSTNTITFSGEVVRNNATVEVDGSFCESNLYGLCIGKDETHVDNHTQMNHVQPDCSSNELYKHVLNDESTAVFNGKVLVTRGSQRIDAYQQNDTIVLTTDANIYTKPELEIYADDVVCSHGATTGQVDEEGVFYLRSRGLSERRAHILMLQAFTDEVLSEYKIDGLRNYITDKIRHRFGSYFE; translated from the coding sequence ATGACCACTGCCCTTGACACCGACGTTCGTCCCGAAGACCGATTTATTTCGGCCTTCGAGGTGAACCACGGCCAGGCCATCAACGGAACGAATGCCTCAATCGCCCAGCAGCGCGAAGACGCGATCGAGCGCTTCGCCGAGCTTGGCATCCCGACCAATGAGCTGGAGGCCTGGAAGTACACGAACATCGCGAAGACCATCGACCGGCCCTACACCCTCTCGCTATCGCCGGAGGGCCCGTCGCTCGACCCGAGCGACATCGCGCCATTCACGATTGACGAGATGGACGCCCATCGCGTCGTGCTCGTGAACGGCCACGTCGACGAGTCACTTTCCGACATCGGCGACCTGCCATCGGGCGTCGTCCTGAGCAGCCTCGCCGAGGCCGGTGAGGAGCATCCCGATGTCGTAGAGGAGCACTACGGCCAGTACGCTGACTTCGAGGACGAGGCCCTGACGGCCCTCAACACGGCATTTGTCCAGGACGGGGCGTTCGTCTACGTCCCCTCCGGCACGATCGTCGAGAAGCCCATCTTCTTCCTCCACATCACGGCCGGCTCAGAGCCTCTCTTTCTGCAGCCGCGTCACCTGTTCGTGGTCGAGGACGGGGCCATCGCCAAGGTCGTTGAGGCTCAGCACTCCGTTACCGATGCTCAGACGTTCACGAACACGGTGAGCGAGGCCTTCGTCGGCGAGCGAGCCAACCTGGAGCACTATCTTGTGCAGGACGAAGGGTCGAACGCTTCGCAGGTCCACACCCGTGCCGGCCAGCAGAAGGACGACAGCGTGTACTCGACCAACACCATCACCTTCAGTGGAGAGGTGGTCCGTAACAACGCCACGGTCGAGGTCGACGGCTCCTTCTGCGAGTCAAACCTCTATGGTCTCTGCATCGGCAAGGACGAGACGCACGTGGACAACCACACGCAGATGAACCACGTGCAGCCGGATTGCAGCAGCAACGAGCTCTACAAGCACGTGCTCAACGACGAGTCGACCGCCGTCTTTAACGGCAAAGTGCTGGTCACCCGTGGCTCTCAGCGGATTGACGCCTACCAGCAGAACGATACGATCGTCCTGACCACCGACGCGAACATTTACACGAAGCCGGAGCTTGAAATCTACGCGGACGATGTGGTGTGCAGCCACGGCGCAACCACCGGCCAAGTGGACGAAGAGGGCGTCTTCTACCTCCGCTCGCGCGGCCTTTCCGAGCGTCGGGCCCACATCTTGATGCTACAGGCCTTCACCGACGAGGTGCTGAGCGAGTACAAGATTGACGGCCTGCGCAACTACATCACGGACAAGATCCGGCACCGCTTCGGCAGCTACTTCGAGTAG
- the sufC gene encoding Fe-S cluster assembly ATPase SufC has translation MALLEIENLHVGVEDEDIHILKGVDLTLDTGDMHAIMGPNGSGKSTLASVLAGREEYEVLDGSIRYDGDDLLELEPEERAEEGIFLAFQYPVELPGVSMTNFLKEAVNSVREARGEDELSSTEFLQQMRDRADMLGLDADLTKRSVNEGFSGGEKKRNEIFQLAMLEPRLAILDETDSGLDIDALQSVANGVNKLRDGDRGFLVITHYERILQYIVPDRVHVMMDGQVARSGDKDLAKTLEEQGYEWIREEVAATA, from the coding sequence ATGGCACTTTTAGAAATTGAAAACCTACACGTCGGCGTCGAGGACGAAGACATTCACATTCTCAAGGGCGTGGACCTGACCCTCGACACGGGCGATATGCATGCCATCATGGGCCCCAACGGGTCTGGCAAGAGCACGCTCGCTTCCGTCCTCGCCGGGCGCGAGGAGTACGAGGTCCTGGACGGAAGCATTCGCTACGACGGCGATGACCTTCTGGAGCTGGAGCCCGAGGAGCGGGCCGAAGAAGGAATCTTCCTCGCCTTTCAGTACCCGGTAGAGCTTCCCGGCGTAAGCATGACCAATTTCCTGAAGGAGGCCGTCAACTCTGTCCGGGAGGCGCGCGGTGAGGACGAGCTTTCCTCCACCGAATTCCTCCAGCAGATGCGCGATCGGGCCGACATGCTGGGCCTTGACGCCGACCTCACGAAGCGGTCGGTCAACGAGGGCTTTTCGGGGGGCGAGAAGAAGCGGAATGAGATCTTCCAGCTCGCGATGCTGGAGCCGCGCCTCGCCATTCTCGACGAGACCGATTCCGGGCTCGACATTGACGCGCTTCAGAGCGTGGCCAATGGCGTCAACAAGCTCCGCGACGGGGACCGCGGCTTTCTCGTGATTACCCACTACGAGCGCATCCTGCAGTACATCGTTCCCGACCGCGTGCACGTCATGATGGACGGCCAGGTCGCACGCTCCGGCGACAAGGACCTCGCCAAGACGTTGGAGGAGCAGGGCTACGAGTGGATCCGCGAAGAGGTTGCTGCCACCGCGTAG
- the sufB gene encoding Fe-S cluster assembly protein SufB yields the protein MSTSETEYLKGKASEDYKHGFYTDIEAETAPDGFTEDVVRYISQRKDEPQWLRDWRLKAFRHARNRLDNGETIDWAHLDYEAPKFDEISYFSAPKETASYDSLDEVPDEILETFERLGIPLQEQKALTGVAVDAVMDSVSVATTFKDKLEEKGVIFKSFGEAAKEHPEIVREYMGTVIPYTDNLYAAINSAVFSDGSFVYVPEGVTCPMELSTYFRINEAGTGQFERTLIVAEPGAYVSYLEGCTAPMRKENQLHAAVVELVAHEDAEIKYSTIQNWYPGDPDTGEGGVYNLVTKRGLCKGDNSKISWTQLETGSAVTQKYPSVILAGDDSVGEFYSVAFTKGHQQADTGTKMQHIGKNTKSTIISKGISADVADNSYRGQVKVSKNADNARNFSQCDSMLLGPDCGAHTYPYIESNNPSAQIEHEATTSKVGEDQMFYCHQRGLGEEEALKLIVNGFCQEVLQELPMEFAVEAKELLDIELEGSVG from the coding sequence ATGAGCACGTCTGAGACAGAGTACCTAAAGGGCAAGGCCAGTGAGGACTACAAGCACGGCTTCTACACCGACATCGAGGCAGAAACGGCACCTGATGGCTTCACCGAGGATGTCGTTCGCTACATTTCGCAGCGCAAAGACGAGCCGCAGTGGCTTCGGGACTGGCGGCTGAAGGCCTTCCGTCACGCCCGCAACCGCCTCGACAACGGCGAAACCATCGACTGGGCTCACCTCGACTACGAGGCCCCCAAGTTCGACGAGATCAGCTACTTCTCCGCCCCGAAGGAGACGGCTAGCTACGACAGCCTCGACGAGGTGCCGGACGAGATCCTGGAGACGTTCGAGCGCCTCGGCATTCCGCTGCAGGAGCAGAAGGCCCTCACCGGCGTGGCCGTCGACGCCGTGATGGACAGCGTCTCCGTAGCCACCACCTTCAAGGACAAGTTGGAGGAGAAGGGCGTTATCTTTAAGTCCTTCGGCGAGGCAGCCAAGGAGCACCCGGAGATCGTGCGGGAGTACATGGGCACGGTCATTCCGTACACCGACAACCTGTACGCCGCGATCAACTCGGCGGTCTTCAGCGACGGATCGTTCGTGTACGTGCCAGAGGGCGTGACCTGCCCGATGGAGCTTTCCACCTACTTCCGCATCAACGAGGCGGGCACCGGCCAGTTTGAGCGCACGCTCATCGTTGCCGAGCCCGGCGCATACGTGAGCTACCTGGAGGGCTGCACCGCCCCGATGCGCAAGGAGAACCAGCTTCACGCGGCAGTCGTCGAGCTCGTCGCCCACGAGGACGCGGAGATCAAGTACTCCACGATCCAGAACTGGTACCCGGGCGACCCGGACACTGGTGAGGGCGGCGTCTACAACCTGGTCACGAAGCGTGGCCTCTGCAAGGGCGATAACTCCAAGATCAGCTGGACGCAGCTGGAGACCGGTTCGGCCGTGACGCAGAAGTACCCGTCCGTCATCCTGGCCGGAGACGATTCAGTCGGCGAGTTTTACTCAGTCGCCTTTACCAAGGGGCACCAGCAGGCCGACACGGGCACGAAGATGCAGCACATCGGCAAGAACACGAAAAGCACCATCATCTCGAAGGGGATTTCGGCCGACGTGGCGGACAACAGCTATCGCGGTCAGGTGAAGGTGAGCAAGAACGCCGACAACGCCCGCAACTTCTCACAGTGCGACTCGATGCTGCTCGGGCCGGACTGCGGGGCGCACACCTACCCGTACATCGAGAGCAACAACCCCTCGGCGCAGATTGAGCACGAGGCGACCACCTCGAAGGTAGGTGAGGACCAAATGTTCTATTGTCACCAGCGCGGCCTCGGCGAAGAGGAGGCGTTGAAGCTGATCGTGAACGGCTTCTGTCAGGAAGTCCTTCAGGAGCTTCCCATGGAGTTCGCCGTGGAGGCGAAGGAGCTTCTCGACATCGAGCTGGAAGGCAGCGTTGGATAA
- a CDS encoding DNA double-strand break repair nuclease NurA — MLDLRRLQDQLDDFAQHQTDRRSRRAEQRDRAEALLRVCHTHWQDVREAVSTAQPRRLVAQMREPPAAVHAFPERPSPITVVATDGSQIYPDRHVEPPFFLLNVSQVAFQYGTTEDAHLDAVPSLQFREGVDGRFDARIETITTELVSALRDELELESLLDAATTARVADRPLVALADGTLIRWMVRGMDHDALEDELIARYTEHLEGFRDAGLALASYVSMPASTEVVNLLRFVGGDLEAAPPVGSDVPPEPRLDGVLDRHVVNMVLDPGERSAVFGSASHVQGEYPTGTDISFFYVNVPGADGGEIGRVEVPRWVAEEPTLLKHVHATVLQECHKGEGYPLALSEAHEQAVVRASEREAFFRLVERRLRRAGLGPVGSRKRRSKQRPRV; from the coding sequence ATGCTTGATCTTCGACGGCTCCAGGACCAACTCGACGATTTTGCGCAGCACCAGACCGACCGGAGGAGCCGGCGGGCTGAGCAGCGGGATCGGGCTGAGGCCCTGCTTCGGGTCTGCCACACCCACTGGCAAGACGTCCGGGAGGCCGTGTCCACGGCGCAGCCCCGTCGTCTCGTGGCCCAGATGCGAGAGCCGCCCGCCGCCGTGCACGCTTTCCCGGAGCGCCCGTCGCCCATTACGGTGGTGGCGACCGACGGCTCGCAAATTTATCCGGATCGCCACGTGGAGCCGCCCTTCTTTCTGCTAAATGTGAGTCAGGTCGCGTTCCAGTACGGCACTACCGAAGACGCGCACCTCGACGCGGTTCCGAGCCTGCAGTTCCGTGAGGGAGTGGACGGCCGCTTTGACGCGCGCATCGAGACGATCACCACCGAACTGGTCTCGGCGCTCCGCGATGAACTGGAACTGGAGTCCCTTCTCGACGCCGCGACCACGGCCCGTGTGGCGGACCGACCCCTCGTGGCCCTGGCTGACGGCACCCTCATCCGGTGGATGGTTCGGGGCATGGACCACGACGCGCTCGAAGACGAGCTGATCGCCCGGTACACGGAGCACCTTGAGGGCTTCCGGGACGCGGGCCTCGCCCTGGCGTCCTACGTGAGCATGCCGGCGAGCACCGAGGTCGTGAACCTGCTTCGGTTCGTAGGGGGCGATTTGGAGGCCGCGCCGCCGGTTGGCTCAGACGTCCCGCCTGAGCCCCGCCTGGACGGGGTGCTCGACCGGCACGTTGTGAACATGGTGCTTGATCCCGGAGAGCGGTCGGCCGTCTTTGGGTCGGCCTCCCACGTGCAGGGCGAGTACCCGACCGGGACGGACATCTCCTTTTTCTATGTGAATGTGCCCGGGGCGGACGGGGGCGAGATCGGGCGCGTGGAGGTGCCGCGCTGGGTCGCCGAGGAGCCGACGCTCCTGAAGCATGTTCACGCCACGGTCCTCCAGGAGTGCCACAAGGGAGAAGGATATCCACTCGCGTTGTCGGAGGCGCACGAGCAAGCGGTGGTGCGGGCGTCGGAGCGTGAGGCATTCTTTCGCCTCGTGGAGCGGCGTCTGCGACGGGCTGGGCTGGGGCCAGTCGGGTCGCGAAAGCGACGTTCGAAGCAGCGGCCCCGCGTTTGA
- a CDS encoding HesB/IscA family protein, whose translation MTISITDRALDQIESVASNEEVNLGETFLRVAVVPGGCSGLTYDLGWETTVKDDDEVEEHNGVPVVFDKKTRLYLDGSELDFTHGLNGDGFHFSNPQASRECACGESFGV comes from the coding sequence ATGACCATTTCGATTACTGACCGGGCCCTCGATCAGATTGAGTCGGTCGCGTCGAACGAGGAGGTAAATCTAGGGGAGACATTCCTCCGCGTGGCGGTGGTGCCGGGCGGCTGCTCCGGGCTGACGTATGACCTCGGGTGGGAAACGACCGTCAAGGACGACGACGAGGTCGAAGAGCACAACGGTGTGCCGGTGGTATTCGACAAGAAGACCCGACTCTATCTTGATGGTTCGGAGCTCGACTTCACGCACGGACTGAACGGGGACGGTTTTCATTTCTCCAACCCTCAGGCCTCCCGAGAGTGTGCGTGCGGCGAGTCGTTTGGGGTGTAG
- a CDS encoding DUF192 domain-containing protein: MRPASLFVLLTLGPFILAGCASDSADPSTEEGFEVEGSLAFLTPGGDTLRAIDVDIADTDAERKRGLMRQRSLGYDRGMLFIFDSVDEGGMWMKNTPLPLDIVFVAPDSQVINIARRTTPFSEKSIEPTAPRNFVVEVRAGFADRFDLTDSTRVRWSRAE, encoded by the coding sequence ATGCGACCCGCGTCCCTCTTCGTTCTCCTTACCCTCGGCCCGTTCATCCTCGCCGGCTGTGCGAGCGACAGTGCCGACCCTTCTACGGAGGAAGGGTTTGAGGTTGAAGGCTCCCTGGCGTTTCTCACCCCCGGCGGTGATACCCTTCGGGCCATCGACGTGGACATCGCCGACACCGACGCTGAGCGCAAGCGTGGGCTGATGCGACAGCGCTCGCTTGGCTACGATCGAGGCATGCTGTTCATCTTCGACTCGGTGGACGAGGGTGGGATGTGGATGAAAAACACGCCTCTTCCCCTCGACATCGTGTTCGTGGCCCCCGACTCGCAGGTGATCAACATCGCCCGCCGCACCACGCCCTTCTCAGAGAAATCCATCGAGCCGACCGCCCCCCGGAACTTCGTGGTCGAAGTCCGCGCCGGATTCGCCGACCGTTTCGACCTCACCGATAGCACCCGCGTCCGGTGGAGCCGGGCCGAATGA
- a CDS encoding type III polyketide synthase — MHTVVESIATGNPSERTPQPETAEFMQQIDRLPARLRARLPALYRQSAIDYRYSCVADYGEDDPEAFTFFPENWSLDPAPSTRERNEKYREAAIPLAEDVAGRALDGADTEADEITHVVAVSCTGFFAPGLDVELVKRLGLPADTERTFIGFMGCYAAFNALRVAHSFCQSEPDARVLVVCTELCTLHFQIDDTLETVVVNSLFSDGAAATVLSGRSDREARGRMTYVDGQSQLDDDSMEDMTWAIGNTGFLMGLSSRVPDVIADHLPGYVESLLGANGRTPAEMDFWAVHPGGRAVVERAQDVLGLTPSDVQPSLEVLRRYGNMSSPTILFVLKRIFEQAARGDGAPPERGVAMAFGPGLTIEGALFERA; from the coding sequence ATGCACACCGTCGTCGAATCGATTGCTACCGGCAACCCCTCCGAGCGCACGCCGCAGCCGGAGACGGCCGAGTTCATGCAGCAGATCGATCGCCTGCCGGCACGGCTACGGGCACGTCTCCCGGCGCTCTACCGGCAGTCGGCCATCGACTACCGGTACTCGTGTGTGGCCGACTACGGGGAAGACGATCCGGAGGCCTTCACCTTCTTTCCGGAGAACTGGTCGCTTGACCCGGCCCCGTCCACCCGCGAGCGCAACGAAAAGTATCGGGAGGCCGCCATCCCGCTGGCGGAGGACGTAGCCGGCCGGGCCCTCGACGGGGCTGACACGGAGGCGGACGAGATTACGCACGTGGTGGCCGTTAGCTGCACCGGCTTCTTCGCCCCGGGGCTCGACGTTGAGCTTGTCAAGCGGCTCGGCCTGCCAGCCGACACGGAGCGAACCTTCATCGGCTTCATGGGGTGCTACGCGGCGTTCAACGCGCTTCGGGTGGCCCACAGCTTTTGTCAAAGTGAGCCCGATGCCCGGGTGCTGGTGGTGTGCACGGAGCTCTGCACGCTTCACTTCCAAATCGACGACACCCTGGAGACCGTTGTCGTCAACTCGCTCTTCTCCGACGGCGCGGCGGCCACGGTTCTATCAGGGCGGTCGGACCGGGAAGCCCGCGGCCGGATGACCTATGTCGACGGCCAGAGCCAACTTGATGACGACTCGATGGAGGACATGACCTGGGCGATCGGCAACACGGGATTCCTGATGGGGCTTTCCTCACGGGTGCCGGACGTGATCGCCGACCACCTGCCGGGCTATGTCGAGAGCCTCCTCGGGGCCAACGGCCGGACGCCCGCCGAGATGGACTTCTGGGCCGTTCATCCCGGAGGACGGGCCGTGGTGGAGCGGGCCCAGGACGTGCTCGGTCTCACGCCCAGCGACGTTCAGCCGAGCCTGGAGGTGCTTCGGCGCTACGGTAACATGAGCTCCCCGACCATTCTGTTCGTTCTGAAGCGCATCTTTGAGCAGGCGGCGCGGGGCGACGGGGCCCCTCCGGAGCGGGGCGTGGCCATGGCCTTCGGGCCCGGTCTCACGATCGAAGGGGCGCTTTTCGAGCGCGCGTAG